In Carassius auratus strain Wakin chromosome 39, ASM336829v1, whole genome shotgun sequence, a genomic segment contains:
- the LOC113057698 gene encoding SH3 domain and tetratricopeptide repeat-containing protein 2-like isoform X1, with translation MACCCCCCPIPCLRNCFLFSAISPAELDALWNDPPYALAAVSELFSPNDAMIADEEAEAEADVEPEGISREIYCRRKETFSGSSTVSSVGERVSPDVVLLFSGRRRSGVTLDGELQEALRTRLRVVESNSQEVVQLFKDLSARLVSVNAEKDSFIITFKTVEEIWKFSTYLALGYVARCLENFLCDQSFWLDPALLSDVEICVTVDEDHLATLYLGLLLQEGTFFAKTLYNSDCREEEEELTYRRNDLVMVKDIGQETIWEGMLLSTGQHGLVPVHDMQPLPYPFYQWFLKKYPGNAGGIPVTEGLFDHPVVVGTCIAVVDHHPVVKDELHLRKGDIIKIEGFVFNALNMFIGRHLTSGEIGFVHKASVKPQSIEPLNEQLVFLSEEERVALTKLNPCFEPYQSDVLANLSFTDISTVYRLDRLDDSDFPFIRNHPKSEQKSTVDQRRSTISEISGATPYHSSPRQSFCTSQNHLDRDSEVLSFNLEDTFREMDEYEEDPPNFMDEGIWEADEAERCDPILTLLNLEYFQDTFQTLYDLSYSFLDTFFHGLAEDEVLQHLENLREGAKKGRMLWAHRRACFLLGRLCAKKLKYSQARVYFEEAQKVPVNGFDDRPLLTALYTNLTAVYLKQKMMDKLPFTLEKASALIMCLPCHNFCSVDEFELLKPIMRKAIIEKDKYLEARTCYLSLCLFLRLRKIEDALPFVERLQFLTITLSAEQGRPVAPVDLNWMLCRLYHKKYLPYLTLASLSLDSGQEHSLDDAFQKIELFIKNSVRLNPHWKESTSVLPAQVVVYLQQALSIASQGEDLRTQRDLCLSLASVYQQHGALEKAVPFAQKAAQTGSQVNEEEGFEASILLAWLLVLTEEPIQAQNTLQPVLKSLDETDSPTQRGVVYNLLALCHRKQGRVQEAARNFYNALQISRENGNKRNEALALANLGCLSLSIGASGLAECFLLNSLHLFQFLSESPTDQEHVQALLWLGRSYRDRGGSQEVRLCFEMGLLIAISANNLHSQMVVAKVLSRHYADLLLYGQCIVYYEHCVGLCRMLKNKQLEGEYLELLSSLYLSLNTEKSSRKSLDYSKQSLRISIDLGKRQEESETWLQVGRIYYLIHEDELADMYLQAAVKTALRMNDSCFAMSIYEEAGDVFFKGHRNQLAALPFYRDGSLPFARSIKDVHSEFRLLSKLTELLMKQKEYEEALQYATLAVQVSATTGVALNERVSFHRLASVYFSLGKFEMAENYYLKSLSLCPTALEHAVEVRYYVKVYCRLADLTLYRLKDAFDAMGYFHLALAAALEDKESLSTLYIIYMKLAEIHANHIPDAELSKSYMEKAQSLRKELAGYTDSSGSEEAHQDPAEADSDTHTKAGRSDSSSGTSTLTESSMTDVDPNVSKETDAVHPDQTNPETSCADNTNHTRQSSLKEGLTLVL, from the exons ATggcatgctgctgctgctgctgtccaaTTCCGTGCCTCAGAAACTGCTTCTTATTTTCAG CGATATCACCCGCTGAGCTCGATGCCTTATGGAATGACCCTCCATATGCTTTAGCAGCCGTCAGTGAGCTCTTTTCGCCCAATGACGCCATGATAGCTG ATGAGGAAGCGGAGGCTGAGGCCGACGTGGAGCCAGAAGGCATAAGCAGAGAGATTTACTGCAGGAGGAAGGAAACATTCAGCGGAAGCAGCACAGTATCTTCAGTAGGAGAACGCGTCTCTCCAG atgttgttttgttatttagcGGGAGGCGACGATCTGGTGTAACGCTTGACGGTGAGCTTCAGGAGGCACTACGTACCAGACTCCGAGTAGTAGAGAGCAACAGCCAGGAAGTTGTTCAGCTATTCAAG GATCTGTCTGCAAGACTTGTGTCTGTTAATGCTGAAAAAGACAGCTTTATCATCACCTTTAAGACTGTGGAGGAGATATGGAAGTTCTCCACTTACCTGGCACTCG GATATGTAGCAAGATGTCTTGAAAACTTCCTGTGTGACCAGTCGTTCTGGCTGGATCCTGCATTGCTAAGTGATGTAGAGATCTGTGTAACAGTGGATGAAGACCACTTAGCTACTCTTTACTTAGGACTTCTGCTACAAGAAG GTACATTCTTTGCCAAGACTTTATATAACAGCGATTgcagagaggaggaagaggagctgaCCTACAGGAGGAATGACCTGGTCATGGTTAAAGACATAGGACAAGAGACCATTTGGGAGGGTATGCTGCTGTCCACGGGCCAACATGGTTTGGTCCCTGTGCATGATATGCAGCCTCTGCCCTATCCATTCTATCA GTGGTTCCTTAAGAAATATCCCGGGAATGCAGGGGGGATTCCAGTTACAGAAGGCCTCTTCGATCACCCTGTTG TGGTGGGGACTTGTATAGCAGTAGTGGACCATCACCCAGTGGTTAAAGATGAGCTGCACTTACGCAAGGGAGACATAATCAAGATTGAGGGATTTGTTTTCAATGCTCTGAACATGTTCATAGGAAGGCACCTCACCAGTGGAGAGATAGGATTTGTTCACAAGGCCAGTGTGAAACCTCAGAGCATTGAGCCTCT CAATGAACAATTGGTCTTTCTCAGTGAGGAGGAAAGGGTGGCCCTCACTAAACTTAACCCCTGCTTTGAACCCTACCAGTCTGATGTACTAGCAAATCTGTCCTTCACTGATATAAGCACTGTGTATAGACTGG ATAGACTTGATGACTCTGATTTCCCTTTCATAAGAAATCATCCGAAGTCAG AGCAGAAATCTACAGTGGATCAAAGAAGGAGCACCATATCTGAAATCAGTGGTGCAACTCCCTACCACTCTTCACCACGGCAATCGTTTTGTACCTCTCAGAATCATCTCGACCGGGACTCTGAGGTCCTCTCCTTTAACCTGGAGGACACCTTTAGAGAGATGGATGAATATGAGGAAGACCCTCCAAACTTCATGGATGAGGGTATCTGGGAGGCTGATGAAGCTGAGAGATGTGACCCAATCCTGACCCTCCTAAATCTGGAATATTTCCAGGACACATTTCAAACACTTTATGACCTCTCCTACTCTTTCCTGGACACTTTCTTCCATGGCCTTGCAGAGGATGAGGTGCTTCAACATCTGGAAAACTTGCGAGAAGGAGCGAAGAAAGGCAGGATGCTCTGGGCCCACCGGCGAGCCTGCTTCCTTCTTGGCCGGCTATGTGCCAAGAAACTGAAGTACTCACAAGCACGAGTGTACTTCGAGGAGGCTCAAAAGGTCCCTGTAAATGGTTTTGATGACAGACCTCTTCTAACTGCACTGTATACCAATCTCACTGCTGTTTACCTGAAACAGAAGATGATGGACAAGCTGCCATTCACTCTAGAAAAGGCAAGTGCTCTAATAATGTGTCTTCCTTGCCACAACTTCTGCTCTGTGGATGAGTTTGAGCTGCTCAAACCAATCATGCGCAAAGCCATAATTGAAAAAGACAAGTACCTAGAGGCACGGACATGCtacctctccctctgtctctttctccGTCTAAGAAAAATAGAGGATGCTTTACCTTTTGTAGAGAGACTTCAGTTCCTTACTATCACTCTGTCTGCAGAACAAGGGAGGCCAGTAGCCCCAGTTGATCTCAACTGGATGCtgtgcaggctttatcataaaaaGTATTTGCCCTACCTCACACTAGCTTCTTTAAGTCTAGACTCAGGGCAAGAGCATTCCTTGGATGATGCATTCCAGAAAATTGAACTCTTTATCAAAAACTCAGTCAGGCTTAATCCGCACTGGAAGGAGAGTACTTCTGTGCTTCCTGCACAGGTGGTGGTCTACCTTCAACAGGCCTTGTCAATAGCTAGTCAAGGGGAAGACTTGAGGACTCAGAGGGACCTGTGTCTGAGCCTGGCTAGTGTTTACCAGCAGCATGGAGCTTTAGAGAAGGCTGTGCCCTTTGCCCAAAAAGCAGCACAGACTGGAAGCCAGGTTAATGAAGAGGAGGGCTTTGAGGCATCCATACTGCTGGCCTGGCTATTGGTGCTAACAGAGGAACCCATACAAGCTCAGAATACTCTGCAACCTGTGCTTAAATCCTTGGATGAAACAGACAGTCCGACACAGCGTGGTGTAGTCTACAACCTTCTAGCCCTATGCCACCGCAAACAGGGCAGAGTCCAAGAGGCAGCAAGAAACTTTTACAACGCTCTGCAGATTTCTCGAGAGAATGGGAACAAGCGCAATGAAGCACTAGCACTGGCTAACTTGGGCTGCTTATCTCTTTCTATAGGGGCTTCGGGCTTAGCAGAGTGTTTCCTACTCAATTCCCTCCACCTATTCCAGTTTCTTTCAGAGAGTCCTACAGATCAGGAGCATGTCCAGGCTTTGCTTTGGCTTGGCCGGAGCTACAGGGATAGAGGAGGGAGTCAGGAAGTCAGACTATGCTTTGAGATGGGCCTCCTTATTGCTATTAGTGCAAACAATCTGCACA GTCAAATGGTTGTGGCAAAAGTTCTAAGTCGCCATTACGCTGACTTGCTGCTGTATGGACAGTGTATTGTTTACTATGAGCACTGTGTGGGGCTGTGCAGAATGCTAAAGAATAAACAGCTAGAAGGAGAGTACCTGGAACTTCTCAGCAGCCTCTATCTCTCACTCAACACTGAGAA gTCATCAAGGAAGTCTCTTGATTATTCAAAGCAAAGCTTAAGAATCTCCATAGACCTGGGAAAAAGACAGGAAGAGTCTGAGACATGGCTGCAAGTGGGCCGTATCTACTATCTGATCCATGAAGATGAACTGGCTGACATGTACCTACAG GCAGCAGTAAAGACAGCCCTGAGGATGAACGACTCATGCTTTGCTATGAGCATTTATGAGGAAGCAGGAGATGTGTTTTTCAAAGGACACAGAAACCAACTGGCTGCCCTACCTTTTTACAGA gatgggAGTTTGCCATTTGCGCGCAGCATTAAGGATGTGCACTCAGAGTTTAGGCTTTTGAGCAAACTCACAGAGCTCCTGATGAAGCAGAAGGAGTATGAAGAGGCACTGCAGTATGCCACACTCGCAGTGCAGGTCAGCGCCACAACTG gtgtTGCTCTGAATGAGAGAGTGTCCTTCCATCGTCTTGCTTCAGTATACTTCTCTCTAGGGAAGTTTGAGATGGCTGAGAACTACTACCTGAAGTCTCTTTCACTCTGCCCCACTGCACTTGAACATGCCGTTGAAGTTCGGTACTATGTTAAAGTGTACTGCAGACTGGCTGACCTGACCCTATACCGATTAAAG GATGCATTTGATGCCATGGGCTACTTCCACTTAGCCCTGGCGGCAGCACTGGAGGACAAAGAAAGCCTAAGCACACTTTACATAATCTACATGAAGCTTGCAGAGATCCATGCCAACCACATACCCGATGCTGAACTGAGCAAAAGCTACATGGAAAAGGCGCAGAGCCTGAGGAAGGAACTGGCAGGATACACCGACTCTAGCGGCTCAGAAGAAGCACATCAGGACCCAGCTGAGGCAGATTCAGATACTCACACCAAAGCTGGTCGGTCAGACTCCAGCAGCGGCACCAGTACTCTCACAGAGTCCAGTATGACCGACGTGGACCCTAACGTATCGAAGGAAACAGATGCGGTGCATCCTGATCAAACCAATCCAGAGACAAGCTGTGCAGATAATACAAACCACACTCGTCAAAGCAGTTTGAAGGAGGGCTTGACTTTAGTATTGTGA
- the LOC113057698 gene encoding SH3 domain and tetratricopeptide repeat-containing protein 2-like isoform X3, protein MGNSFTHEAISPAELDALWNDPPYALAAVSELFSPNDAMIADEEAEAEADVEPEGISREIYCRRKETFSGSSTVSSVGERVSPDVVLLFSGRRRSGVTLDGELQEALRTRLRVVESNSQEVVQLFKDLSARLVSVNAEKDSFIITFKTVEEIWKFSTYLALGYVARCLENFLCDQSFWLDPALLSDVEICVTVDEDHLATLYLGLLLQEGTFFAKTLYNSDCREEEEELTYRRNDLVMVKDIGQETIWEGMLLSTGQHGLVPVHDMQPLPYPFYQWFLKKYPGNAGGIPVTEGLFDHPVVVGTCIAVVDHHPVVKDELHLRKGDIIKIEGFVFNALNMFIGRHLTSGEIGFVHKASVKPQSIEPLNEQLVFLSEEERVALTKLNPCFEPYQSDVLANLSFTDISTVYRLDRLDDSDFPFIRNHPKSEQKSTVDQRRSTISEISGATPYHSSPRQSFCTSQNHLDRDSEVLSFNLEDTFREMDEYEEDPPNFMDEGIWEADEAERCDPILTLLNLEYFQDTFQTLYDLSYSFLDTFFHGLAEDEVLQHLENLREGAKKGRMLWAHRRACFLLGRLCAKKLKYSQARVYFEEAQKVPVNGFDDRPLLTALYTNLTAVYLKQKMMDKLPFTLEKASALIMCLPCHNFCSVDEFELLKPIMRKAIIEKDKYLEARTCYLSLCLFLRLRKIEDALPFVERLQFLTITLSAEQGRPVAPVDLNWMLCRLYHKKYLPYLTLASLSLDSGQEHSLDDAFQKIELFIKNSVRLNPHWKESTSVLPAQVVVYLQQALSIASQGEDLRTQRDLCLSLASVYQQHGALEKAVPFAQKAAQTGSQVNEEEGFEASILLAWLLVLTEEPIQAQNTLQPVLKSLDETDSPTQRGVVYNLLALCHRKQGRVQEAARNFYNALQISRENGNKRNEALALANLGCLSLSIGASGLAECFLLNSLHLFQFLSESPTDQEHVQALLWLGRSYRDRGGSQEVRLCFEMGLLIAISANNLHSQMVVAKVLSRHYADLLLYGQCIVYYEHCVGLCRMLKNKQLEGEYLELLSSLYLSLNTEKSSRKSLDYSKQSLRISIDLGKRQEESETWLQVGRIYYLIHEDELADMYLQAAVKTALRMNDSCFAMSIYEEAGDVFFKGHRNQLAALPFYRDGSLPFARSIKDVHSEFRLLSKLTELLMKQKEYEEALQYATLAVQVSATTGVALNERVSFHRLASVYFSLGKFEMAENYYLKSLSLCPTALEHAVEVRYYVKVYCRLADLTLYRLKDAFDAMGYFHLALAAALEDKESLSTLYIIYMKLAEIHANHIPDAELSKSYMEKAQSLRKELAGYTDSSGSEEAHQDPAEADSDTHTKAGRSDSSSGTSTLTESSMTDVDPNVSKETDAVHPDQTNPETSCADNTNHTRQSSLKEGLTLVL, encoded by the exons ATGGGTAATAGCTTTACCCATGAAG CGATATCACCCGCTGAGCTCGATGCCTTATGGAATGACCCTCCATATGCTTTAGCAGCCGTCAGTGAGCTCTTTTCGCCCAATGACGCCATGATAGCTG ATGAGGAAGCGGAGGCTGAGGCCGACGTGGAGCCAGAAGGCATAAGCAGAGAGATTTACTGCAGGAGGAAGGAAACATTCAGCGGAAGCAGCACAGTATCTTCAGTAGGAGAACGCGTCTCTCCAG atgttgttttgttatttagcGGGAGGCGACGATCTGGTGTAACGCTTGACGGTGAGCTTCAGGAGGCACTACGTACCAGACTCCGAGTAGTAGAGAGCAACAGCCAGGAAGTTGTTCAGCTATTCAAG GATCTGTCTGCAAGACTTGTGTCTGTTAATGCTGAAAAAGACAGCTTTATCATCACCTTTAAGACTGTGGAGGAGATATGGAAGTTCTCCACTTACCTGGCACTCG GATATGTAGCAAGATGTCTTGAAAACTTCCTGTGTGACCAGTCGTTCTGGCTGGATCCTGCATTGCTAAGTGATGTAGAGATCTGTGTAACAGTGGATGAAGACCACTTAGCTACTCTTTACTTAGGACTTCTGCTACAAGAAG GTACATTCTTTGCCAAGACTTTATATAACAGCGATTgcagagaggaggaagaggagctgaCCTACAGGAGGAATGACCTGGTCATGGTTAAAGACATAGGACAAGAGACCATTTGGGAGGGTATGCTGCTGTCCACGGGCCAACATGGTTTGGTCCCTGTGCATGATATGCAGCCTCTGCCCTATCCATTCTATCA GTGGTTCCTTAAGAAATATCCCGGGAATGCAGGGGGGATTCCAGTTACAGAAGGCCTCTTCGATCACCCTGTTG TGGTGGGGACTTGTATAGCAGTAGTGGACCATCACCCAGTGGTTAAAGATGAGCTGCACTTACGCAAGGGAGACATAATCAAGATTGAGGGATTTGTTTTCAATGCTCTGAACATGTTCATAGGAAGGCACCTCACCAGTGGAGAGATAGGATTTGTTCACAAGGCCAGTGTGAAACCTCAGAGCATTGAGCCTCT CAATGAACAATTGGTCTTTCTCAGTGAGGAGGAAAGGGTGGCCCTCACTAAACTTAACCCCTGCTTTGAACCCTACCAGTCTGATGTACTAGCAAATCTGTCCTTCACTGATATAAGCACTGTGTATAGACTGG ATAGACTTGATGACTCTGATTTCCCTTTCATAAGAAATCATCCGAAGTCAG AGCAGAAATCTACAGTGGATCAAAGAAGGAGCACCATATCTGAAATCAGTGGTGCAACTCCCTACCACTCTTCACCACGGCAATCGTTTTGTACCTCTCAGAATCATCTCGACCGGGACTCTGAGGTCCTCTCCTTTAACCTGGAGGACACCTTTAGAGAGATGGATGAATATGAGGAAGACCCTCCAAACTTCATGGATGAGGGTATCTGGGAGGCTGATGAAGCTGAGAGATGTGACCCAATCCTGACCCTCCTAAATCTGGAATATTTCCAGGACACATTTCAAACACTTTATGACCTCTCCTACTCTTTCCTGGACACTTTCTTCCATGGCCTTGCAGAGGATGAGGTGCTTCAACATCTGGAAAACTTGCGAGAAGGAGCGAAGAAAGGCAGGATGCTCTGGGCCCACCGGCGAGCCTGCTTCCTTCTTGGCCGGCTATGTGCCAAGAAACTGAAGTACTCACAAGCACGAGTGTACTTCGAGGAGGCTCAAAAGGTCCCTGTAAATGGTTTTGATGACAGACCTCTTCTAACTGCACTGTATACCAATCTCACTGCTGTTTACCTGAAACAGAAGATGATGGACAAGCTGCCATTCACTCTAGAAAAGGCAAGTGCTCTAATAATGTGTCTTCCTTGCCACAACTTCTGCTCTGTGGATGAGTTTGAGCTGCTCAAACCAATCATGCGCAAAGCCATAATTGAAAAAGACAAGTACCTAGAGGCACGGACATGCtacctctccctctgtctctttctccGTCTAAGAAAAATAGAGGATGCTTTACCTTTTGTAGAGAGACTTCAGTTCCTTACTATCACTCTGTCTGCAGAACAAGGGAGGCCAGTAGCCCCAGTTGATCTCAACTGGATGCtgtgcaggctttatcataaaaaGTATTTGCCCTACCTCACACTAGCTTCTTTAAGTCTAGACTCAGGGCAAGAGCATTCCTTGGATGATGCATTCCAGAAAATTGAACTCTTTATCAAAAACTCAGTCAGGCTTAATCCGCACTGGAAGGAGAGTACTTCTGTGCTTCCTGCACAGGTGGTGGTCTACCTTCAACAGGCCTTGTCAATAGCTAGTCAAGGGGAAGACTTGAGGACTCAGAGGGACCTGTGTCTGAGCCTGGCTAGTGTTTACCAGCAGCATGGAGCTTTAGAGAAGGCTGTGCCCTTTGCCCAAAAAGCAGCACAGACTGGAAGCCAGGTTAATGAAGAGGAGGGCTTTGAGGCATCCATACTGCTGGCCTGGCTATTGGTGCTAACAGAGGAACCCATACAAGCTCAGAATACTCTGCAACCTGTGCTTAAATCCTTGGATGAAACAGACAGTCCGACACAGCGTGGTGTAGTCTACAACCTTCTAGCCCTATGCCACCGCAAACAGGGCAGAGTCCAAGAGGCAGCAAGAAACTTTTACAACGCTCTGCAGATTTCTCGAGAGAATGGGAACAAGCGCAATGAAGCACTAGCACTGGCTAACTTGGGCTGCTTATCTCTTTCTATAGGGGCTTCGGGCTTAGCAGAGTGTTTCCTACTCAATTCCCTCCACCTATTCCAGTTTCTTTCAGAGAGTCCTACAGATCAGGAGCATGTCCAGGCTTTGCTTTGGCTTGGCCGGAGCTACAGGGATAGAGGAGGGAGTCAGGAAGTCAGACTATGCTTTGAGATGGGCCTCCTTATTGCTATTAGTGCAAACAATCTGCACA GTCAAATGGTTGTGGCAAAAGTTCTAAGTCGCCATTACGCTGACTTGCTGCTGTATGGACAGTGTATTGTTTACTATGAGCACTGTGTGGGGCTGTGCAGAATGCTAAAGAATAAACAGCTAGAAGGAGAGTACCTGGAACTTCTCAGCAGCCTCTATCTCTCACTCAACACTGAGAA gTCATCAAGGAAGTCTCTTGATTATTCAAAGCAAAGCTTAAGAATCTCCATAGACCTGGGAAAAAGACAGGAAGAGTCTGAGACATGGCTGCAAGTGGGCCGTATCTACTATCTGATCCATGAAGATGAACTGGCTGACATGTACCTACAG GCAGCAGTAAAGACAGCCCTGAGGATGAACGACTCATGCTTTGCTATGAGCATTTATGAGGAAGCAGGAGATGTGTTTTTCAAAGGACACAGAAACCAACTGGCTGCCCTACCTTTTTACAGA gatgggAGTTTGCCATTTGCGCGCAGCATTAAGGATGTGCACTCAGAGTTTAGGCTTTTGAGCAAACTCACAGAGCTCCTGATGAAGCAGAAGGAGTATGAAGAGGCACTGCAGTATGCCACACTCGCAGTGCAGGTCAGCGCCACAACTG gtgtTGCTCTGAATGAGAGAGTGTCCTTCCATCGTCTTGCTTCAGTATACTTCTCTCTAGGGAAGTTTGAGATGGCTGAGAACTACTACCTGAAGTCTCTTTCACTCTGCCCCACTGCACTTGAACATGCCGTTGAAGTTCGGTACTATGTTAAAGTGTACTGCAGACTGGCTGACCTGACCCTATACCGATTAAAG GATGCATTTGATGCCATGGGCTACTTCCACTTAGCCCTGGCGGCAGCACTGGAGGACAAAGAAAGCCTAAGCACACTTTACATAATCTACATGAAGCTTGCAGAGATCCATGCCAACCACATACCCGATGCTGAACTGAGCAAAAGCTACATGGAAAAGGCGCAGAGCCTGAGGAAGGAACTGGCAGGATACACCGACTCTAGCGGCTCAGAAGAAGCACATCAGGACCCAGCTGAGGCAGATTCAGATACTCACACCAAAGCTGGTCGGTCAGACTCCAGCAGCGGCACCAGTACTCTCACAGAGTCCAGTATGACCGACGTGGACCCTAACGTATCGAAGGAAACAGATGCGGTGCATCCTGATCAAACCAATCCAGAGACAAGCTGTGCAGATAATACAAACCACACTCGTCAAAGCAGTTTGAAGGAGGGCTTGACTTTAGTATTGTGA